Below is a window of Camelus bactrianus isolate YW-2024 breed Bactrian camel chromosome 7, ASM4877302v1, whole genome shotgun sequence DNA.
aAAAACTTGTGATGTTTGAAGCCACTGTgcttgtagtaatttgttatggcagccataAGAAACTAATGCAACTCCTTAGAAAAAACATATCaggtatttattttaaagcaaacagGTAATTACTTAAACCTGAGTAAGAttcacttatgtctcagaaaagACTACATAAAAGCATCCATCTTATGttacacaaaatgaaaatttttttccttgcagctggtaaaataattatttgtgaaGAAAGGCCTGACTCCCTGAGAATGTACTTGAGTAAGCACATCGCAAGTAGGATACACTCTGGAAATGATGAGTCTCTTGCAAGTTTCActggtaagaggaaaataatcCTGCTTAATAAAAGAAACCAATGAGGGGGTGCAAGACTGAGCTGCGATGGGACAATTATGGGAGACGGGGATGTGGAATCTAGGACACAGAGTACATGTCCTGGCGACCGTGTGAACGAAATGCCAGGAGCTACATGCTGTGACCCTCTCTTCGTGGTTTCTGTATTACTCAGCATTTTGCTGAGACAATAAACAATCCCAAagtctcagtggcttaaacaGTGAACAATTATTTCTCACTCATGGAGTGTTGGCTAtggctctcctgggcctgcctgggTTCCTGGTTTCAGCTGTGCTTTGTTTCAGATCTTTACTGTGTCTCATGCTGGGACTCAGGCTGAAGAAGTAACTGCTGTCTAAGCATGCTGCTCTCCCAGAGGATGGTAAGAGTGAAGGACGGTGATGGGTGTCTGCTAGAAAAAGGCAACCTGTCACTCCCACCCATGGGAGTCACATGGGCCAGCCAAGTCAGTGGGAAAGGGAATTAGGGTCAGGGAGAAAGAGTGCATATTTGCTGAACAGTATTTTAATCTACTATAAAACTTCAAACTAAGAGAATTACGATAAACCTGGTATCACGTGAAATTTGGTGAAACCCAGAGTGTATGATGAGTTTTGCATTAAGGTCTTCACAGAGCTGAAACAGTGAGCCCAAGTGAATAAGAAAAacagcaagagggaaaaaaaatggtcaCGGTCTTATTTATTCAGCCCAAAGTAAAAGGAAagtaaattaacatttttataagcGACATCTCTTCATCAGGTACTATGCTAAATAATTTCATTCTCATTGACTTTCATAACaagtttttcagatgaggaaacaagttCAGGAAGGTTAAGGTTGTTGCCCAAGTTTGAGTTCCATGATGGTAATTCAGGAATGTATCATTAAGGAAAGTTGAAGAACTAAGGAGCAGAGGGGCTCTGAGTGGAATCTGTGGGCATAGAAAGTCATCGTatgtaaaaacacaaaaagatggCAACCTCcatcaaaactgaaacagacCTGATTTATTTGGAAATGAGTTTAAAACAAGCTGGTTCAGTAGCCCAGGCGAAGACATGGTCCAGGGGTTTCTGAAAGATAACAGGGCAGCACCAGCATCCAGGAGACTGGCTGGTGCCAGCAGATGGTAGTTTTAGAGAGAGAACCAAGGGAACAAATTCAGCCAAGTCTGTGATGGAGCTAAGACAGGACCACCCGTAGCCCATTAGAAATACccttgaaaataagaaaatttgctttttcttcctttggcaCAGACCTGTGTCAGGACACATAGCAAGTCCCACTTGCTCCCTATGAGAGGGTGGCCCAAATCTGCACAACCTTGGAATAAGAAGAGGAAGGGTGAAGGTTGCAATACAGGACGTCAACCATAAATAAAGGTATTCCTCCAAGCTGTTCATATGACTGAGAAGAGTAGTCTGTTTATATGGCTGCCTCAAGGAAGTTTAAATATTCACCTAAAGTTGAATATATATTAAACAGTTGTCTTCTTTTGTTAAACTTCGTAAAGAGTAAATGTGCTCTATTTTAGATACTACTACCAGGAACACTGAAAAGTAATTCTCAATGTAATAGCGTTCTAAGATTTTAAATACTTaggaaaattaacaataatgaGCTCGCAATTAAACTCAAGTCAAATATTGTTCCACTAGGCCTGCATTTAGAGTATGCATTTTCCCCAAATGGGTAGTAATTCAAAAGTAgttcaaattataaaatatatagaaagttctttctctgtcttacctAGTTTTTTATGAGATGTCCCATGTCAAAATTCCATCCAGCCTTCAGCACCTGATTCAAACCCTCTCTTCTCCTCCAAGGCTAACCTTGGTCAGGCCTCCACAAAGGAGCCCTCCCTCCTCTGATTCTTGGGTCCTTTGCTTGTGCCTCTGTTAATGACTTAACTTTTATTATGATGGGTAAGTTTTGATTGGAACACCCAGAAAAACTACTTATGAAGGCAAGCCTGgacaaaagtttctcttttatttgaaaTCACCCCTGACACTCTCTAACCTACTCTATGTAGTTTATCACTCCCTCCCTCTATGCTAATAGGAAAGGGAGTGTTCACATAGCCTGACCTTTATTAACTTGAACGTTGAGAAGGATTGGGGTGGTGGCGGAAGACTAAACATTTGTGAGATCATTGAGGGCAGAGGAAATTAAGATACCTTTTTGTTCTTTGCTCCCTTGTACATAATATAGAATCTAGATCAGAGGTCTCAGCCTGGGCACTTTCGTCATTTGGGGTCAGATAAGGGCTTTTAGGGGGCTGTCTTGTGCAATATAGGATAGTTAGCAGTATTCCTCCTCAGTCTTGACAGCCAAAATTCTCTCTGGACATCGCCAAATATTCCTTGGGGAACAAAATTGCcaccagttgagaaccactgacttaaACCAGAGTGGAAATTAAGTGTGTGTTGAGTTGCTGTCAGGAATTGTCAGGTTTTTCCCTCCACTTCAGCACTTCTACATCTCCTAGCACTAGCGAGGAGTTCAACAAACGTATTTAAATGAATGAGCCATTCAAATAAGTTGCAAATAATGCACAAGTCTTTCCTCTGAGCCATTAAAGGTAGAGTTTATAAGAATGATATGTATCCATCTATTCATGAGAGAGATGGTATGGTATATTAATTAATGGGgcaaattctggagtcagactgggtAGGTTCCAACCCAGAGTGCGTGGGTTCACATCCCTGCTCGCAGCTTCCTAGCTCAGTAAGCTCCAGCAAGTTGTTAAGCCTTGCTGCACCTCAATATCGTCATCATAAAATGAGGATGCAAATAGTACCTATCTCACCAAGACTGTGAAGACTGCATAAGACATATGCAGAgcacttggaacagtgcctgacatgcGTCAGTTATCATGTAAATAGCAAACTGAATACCTACTATACTCCGGGCATTTTACGGGTGATGGAGGTTTAACTAAGGACAAAATATTGAAGCTCTCATGGAGCTTGCAATCTGAAAggcaaggaggaaagggagaaataatAAAGAGCTGTAAGTGACAGAACGGCAGGACAGACAGGAAAGCTGCACTGAGGTCCCAGATGAGGCAAGGAAGCCGTCCCAGGAGACAGCTAAAGGAAGAGCCTTCCCAGGAACAGTCCTGAAGCCAGACCACACTGCATGTGTTTAAGGTATGGCAAGGAGCACAGTGAGGACTACATACtatatattatgttttttaaaaggaaagaatattaTTTACCAATATGTTTAAATTCCCTTTGAGGGAAAAGAAgctaagtaaattttaaaacactacAAAAACATGCCAAAAATATAACAGATGTTTTGTTTGGGTGATGAGACTACAGTTGATgcgtattttttcttttctataatacCCAGATTTCCTGAATACATACTAATATAATATCCCTAAAAAATCAAAAGCACTTTATCAATGAAAGTACATAAAATACAAGAGGATTTCCATTTATACaggattatttattatttttttcctctattttatagccaaaatgttagtatttttgctttattttgaatGTTCTAATGCAGGCTCAACATAGTATGTTGCAAGTTTACTTTTACTAATATCTCATCTAATATTTTGACTGAAAAGTTTTTCTCTGCCCATATATTGAACACAAATTGTATTTTTTCAACTGACGAGTCATGATAAGAGACATATGTCTTTTGAAATTTCTTCACATCTTCTAAGGTAAAAATGGCTCTCCATTTCACAAGCTTTTCTTCAAATGACTAGTCGGCAAAAATGCTGTGATAGTTCACTTAACTGTTCTTTCAAAACAGACTTTTCTAATCCAAGGCAGCAGCAAAGGATTTGCAGGCATGAAATTACACATCTAGAAAAAAAGTGATAGTTTTAATGTCTTCATTtatgttcaaatattttcaatcctAAGTATATTTCTTAAATTCTGCGCCTCAGCTACAACACAATTATAATTTAGCATTGATACTTCCGCATtttacaatcattttaaaatgaataatgaagTTACCCACTTTGAGTCTGACAGAAATATAACTTTTTAAGTTTGCTGTCTTTTGCAGTGTCTTCCGATAATTTTCTTGACCTAGTATTTCTATTATACTTTAACACATACAAAACTAAAATTTCACTAGAAACTGGAAACATGCATTGCCAGGGTGAAAGGATTGGGGGTGGCTTTAATTGTTTGCCCTCAGGAGATACACAAAATGTGGGAGTGGTGTTTCCATGGATTCTACTGCTTTATTTCCCTAAAGAAGTAAAGTGTAGATCACAGAAATTCTTCTCTTCTTATAGCTATGTGGGCATTAAAAGAGAGAGATggtaggagagaaagagagaaagatgtaGATCGAGTCCAAAAAACcaaaatttcttgaaaaataacGATTAAGCTTATAAAAGGGGAATTTAGGGAAATTCTCTCTTAAATTTATCTACCTAGAATCAATAGGGCCAAACGTTCTTCTAAGTATCATAACTATACCCTTGAGGGGATGGAGAGAGTGTGAATAGTTGAGACTTTTATATGATCTCCTATTGCCATCAggctccctctctgcccccccccctttttttttcctttttacactATAGGTGAAGGGTAGGTTAGTACCCCACCTAGTGTGGTTGCTGGTGAGTACACAGAATAACtgtatgaatttttatttcatccaaCTATTTAAAAGAATGCCAGTGTAAGACatattcacacatacacatacaaagcTGTGTTTCACAGACCTAAAtaactatgtatttttttaaataagcaccaaaaattattttaatagatgcATAGCATTTTCAATTCTTCCCAAATATAATTacttaattttaagttttatgtaATGATTaggtatgtattatattaactaTTATCAAATGTATTTATCTGAAGTattattagaataaaatttaaaaatatactaataGCTTTAAATCTTTGAAAAATCTCTATATGCATGCAAAATTGTGTTTTTTATAACTCACTGAGagactataaataaaaatgtcttaatcaTTCCATGTATTTTCACATTACACTTTCACTCAGCAGTGTCAGAATATTAATTACCAATATGCTTAAGAacagttcttaaaaatatttagcatttcAAAGTTGAAGAAAATCTCAAACTTGGTTATTATATGCAAAAGTTGTGTCCCTTcctaaaatacaaagaaataaaaaccaacaaGAAAAACTACTTGTTCAGTTCATATCTTCTTACCTTCACTCAGTTCTTGTATATCAAATGTAGTGTCCAAAGTTGTATCTGCAGATATCTCCTTTCCATAATTAGCAGTTAATTGATGATATCTACCCatgaagagaaaatatatatgaattccAGCACTCATGAATATTCAGCTCAATTCAGAATACATAATTGCCAAACCAAACCCTTAGACATTAGCTAATGCCTTCCCAAGTACATCACACACTCACTGCTGACCTTGAGCCTCTTCTGAAGCCAACTCCAGCAACAGACACCATTTTTATCTCACATACTCCCATTCTCTGGCACTTCTCTTCTTCTTGTCACAAATAAGCCACAAGCAAGGTAGAAAAAGTGGCTTTAGGTTATCCTTGGTGTGTTAGTtcgctagggctgccataacacgataccatagactgggtgacttaaacaacagaaatttattttcttgcaattctgaaggctggaagtcccagatcaaggtgccagcagggttggtttcctcTGAGGGCCATACAGGAAGGATctatctgttccaggcctctctccttggctaaGTTTTCCCTCTGAGCACCAGCACCCTAGATGTGTCTCTATTTTCCTGATCTCCTCTTAGAAGGACACCTGTCAaattggattagagcccaccctaatTGCACAGTCATTTTAACTTAACACCTCTTTAAATGCcctctctccaaatacagtcaactaaattctgaggtactgggaggtGGGACTTacacatgaattttggaggaGCACAGATCAGTTCAGCTCATAACACTTGGGCTTACCAGTAAACTGACAAAGGGAAGACAGTTAACTCAGTCTGAGACTGAAACATATCCAGTAAACAATAAACCTTTTCTCCTTGCCTGAAAAGAGCCCATTCTAGTCACTCATTAATAGGCATATGATTTGAGAATTTCAGTGAAAGAAATGAGGCAATATATGAGTTACAACTAACTGTAGAATATATATCTAAATATAATTCCCTCATTTGAGACAGtttcactcattttttaaaaactatgtataTGAGAAACATATTCTATGTTCCCACTCTTACCAAGCCCCAGAACCAGGAAAGAGATCTAACAAATGGTCCTAGAAAGCAGAGGCTGTGTACTGAATATGGTGGATGGCCAACCGCTACTCAAGCAACAAAAGTCACAACTACAGAGAGCTTAGTTCCTATTACAAAAGaggggcaaaaacaaacaaacacaaaatgatagaGGAATTAGATTGCAGCTTAGAGTTATTTGCAATTTTTCTTAAATGCTAAAAGTTCCCACGTCCTAAAAGTAATTGCTTAGTCATTAGGAAGTTACCACTCTTCTTTTTTACGtcttagggaaaaagaaaagtaatataaTGCTGTTAGAATTTTCAACattgaaaatgttaaagtaaCACTGAGGTGGTAAAAATTCCAcggtcatttatttattcttaaattacGGATGGAGCAAACCACAAAAAGAATGTTCTAAAAACCACTTGGGGGAGATGAAAGAAAATTGTGAGATTTCCTTTCAATTACCTACCCAATGATAGCTTCACAAGATATACAAGCAAGTTATTTAGATATACAATCACCGTTTTCAGACCAACAGATATATTATTGTACAGATATATGTGTCCCGTAGTTTCATATATCCAGACTTTCTAAGTGAAGAATGAACAGTTAGGAATCTCTGTTATAAAGCAAATAATCCTTTTTATAGTATAGATATTCACCTGTAATTTatctctttatttcatttaaatttttaaacatacgGTTTGCTTAAAAACCCAGGTAAAACAAGATACACATGTCTGATATTGCAAAGAAGGAAATAGTGTTTTCAATTATGGTTCATATATTTAATCAGTTATGAATTCCTTAGTTTCTAAAGTTCAATTAaattaagacttttaaaataaatatctgagagtgtatatgaaaattatttttccctctctccctctccccctttgaTTTTCACATGAAATTAATgactaaaatatgaattttaggtggaagaagaataagaaagcaataaaataacaaaaatacctATGCATAATTTATAATTActgttaaaattataaagaaaatattctacatGTTTAAATTCATTAGCTGTAAAATAATCTGTTCATTGCACCTTATTTTCTCActgattattaaaatcagaaattcatgttcattattaaaattttgtcttttgggTATAATGAGACTATACTTAAGAATTCTGAATTCTGAAAACTTATCAAACTATAGTTATCTAAAGACACAATAACAATAACATTGTTTTTGAGTAAACTTGAAAAAAACTTTACTAATATGTAAAAACACTTCAAGGGTCTTGTGTGAATTAATCATCTTTTGCCCAATTCTATTGcccatttatttttttgttgttgaagtatagttgatgtacaatattatataagttacaggtacacagcattgtgattcagtttttaaaggttacactccatttaaagttattataaaatatttgctatattccctgcactgtacaatatatccttgtagcttattcattttatacatagtttgtACCTTCTAGTCCCTACCGTTATCTTgctcctctctgcttcctctgcccactggtaaccactagttttttctctatatctgtgagtctgtttcttttttcattatattcactagtttgttttattttaaaattctacatagAGGTGATACCACACAGTAtttgcctctttctctctgatatttcactcagcataataccctccaaatcTATTCTCCATCagatctgaatgagagccttgctgggtagggCATTCTTGGTTGTAGATTTTTGCCTTTCATTGCTTTAagtatattgtgccactccctctggcctgcagtttctgctgaaaaatcagataGTCTTAAAgaagttcccttgtatgttacttgttgctttttccttgttgcttttaatattctctctttatctttaacttttgtcattttaattacaatgtgtcttgaTACGTTTGTCTTTGGGTTAATCCTATATGGGACTTTCTGCCCTCCCTGGAcgtggatatctgtttcctttcccaagttagggaagttttcagatattatctcttcaaatgtaTTCGCAgcccacttctctctctcttctccttctgggacccctatagtGTGAGTATTAGTGTGTTTGATGTTGtctcagaggtctcttaaactgtccttgttccttttcattctttttttctttttttctgttcagcagcagtgatttccactactctgtcttccagcctGTTTTGTCCTCAGAACTATTTGCTCTAGGGGTTCCCTCTGTGTGGGCTGGGTGGGTCCCTCTATTGTGACAGGCTGATTACTGTGGGTGGTCTGGTAGGCATGGTTGACCCCTAACCaggctgccaggccctgccttgtgcagAGCTGCAGGACATTGGTTGGCAGGGCTGGGTCATGAGGCAGCTGACTGCAGAGTATTCTTTGGTGTAGGTTTTTCCTGGGGTTCCCTGTGGCTACTGCTGGCTCACAGGTGGGTGGAGACAGGATCCAGGATACCCTGGGGCTGTTGCCCACCCTCTGGTAGATGAAGCCAGATCCTGGGGATAGTGCCAGCTTATTGACTGACAGAACTGGATCATGGGGTCTGTTTGCAGGGCCCAGgggtcccagagctggtgtcAAATCGCTAGTGGGTGAGGCTGGTCCCAGGGAAGGATCTGGGCTTCTCATTGTGGGGGCAAGGTCCACGGGCTATGGGACTGTGGCTCATATCTGCCTGagggtgggtgaggctggtcctGAGGCTAGAGCATGCtcactggtgggtggggccagggcccAGCAGGTCCCAGGGCAGAGTATTACCTGCTAGAGGATGGACTGGGTTTGCAAGCTGCAGGATTTGTGTCTGTCCACTGGTGGGTGGAACTAGGTCCTGGGTTTTCTGgttggaggccctggggcttctCGGTCTGATACCTGCACACTAGAGTATTGGTCCATGTCTGGGCCCACGGATGGTTGTGGGTTCAGAGGGTCTTACGGCAGCTGCTGGTGGGTAGAGCTGTGTCCCTGCCTAGTTATTTGCTTAACCTGAGGCATCCAGCACTGGTGCCTACAGGTTGTTGAGCCAGGGCAAGGCTGGGTCCTGAGGCTAATAAGCCAAAGGAAGGTTTCCCAAATGGTGcctgccagcaccagtgtccacaTGGTAGAACCAGCGCCCGAATGGCTGGCACCAGTGTCAACATCCACAAGGTGAgctccagttgcctcctgcccctccaggaGACTCTCTAAGATCAGCAGGTAGGCCTGACCCAGgcttctttcaaattactgcctCTGCTCTGAGTCCTGGAGAGTGTGATgttttgtgtgtgccctttaagagtgaagcCTCCATTTCCCCCAGCCCTCTGAAGCCACATGCTCTGAGGGCTTGTATTCCCAGTGCcagaccccaggctggggagctcgatgtggggctcagaccctTCACCCCTGTGGGAGAATCGCTGCAATTCCTATTCTTCTCTtgtttgtgggtcacccacctcGGGGAATGGGACTTGACTATATCATGACTCTGCCCCTCCTGCCTTTCTCCTTGTGGTTGCTTCTTTATCACTTTAgctgtagaagatcttttctcgTAGGTTCTGGTCTTTTTTGTCAATGGTCGTCATGCAAATAGTTATAGTTTTGGTGCACCCGAGAGAGTAGGCGAGCTCAGGCTCTGCCACTGCTGCCGATCTCCTCTTaggttttttatgttttattaataGCTTTGTCACTGTTGGCTGGAACCCCTGTTCTGGCCTACTTGAAATGCCCGTGCCATTGGGAATTAATCTGTAGACTCGGCCTACCTGCAGTACTTAAATTGATCGCGCCCTACAAATGGAAGAAATCAGGCACCCCTGGATCCGTGGGCCCAGATTTGTGTTTACCCTGTTGTGGAGCCTACTCCAGCTTTGTACTTTGGGGCTTGCGTTTCTTTCCTGATGCTCAAATTCCACACACTTGTTAAAGGATACGCAGTATCACTTACATGGTAAAACCATTGAAGGAAGCATATTCCTCAGCTGTGAATCCGTAAATATCTTGGCGGGATAGGTCCACTTCTTGCTGAAGAAGAAGACTGACTAAACTCGATGGTTCATCGCTGAGAGCAATCATAAGGGCTGTTCTGGAGCAggagatataaataaatgttcatttatgAGTCttaaacttgtatttttaaaaagttaagtctTTTAAATTTACTGTTCATATGTAGGATCTCTACCAGGAAAGGAGTCAGGACAAGGATGTAAGAAGTGGGGCAAATCTGCTCAGAGAGGTGTGCCAATCACAGGTCTCGTCGTAGACTGTGAAGACAAGAGGCCCTAGGAAGCAGCTAGCTCAGCAGGTCTCAATCCCTGCTCCCTGGAACCCTTTTCTGGGAGATGTCTCAGAAATTCTATGGAGGGGTGTATCTGAGACTCTGGGTGCCCCATCCCCGTTTAACTACAGCATCTGGGAATGAGAGGTTGAGTTCCTGTGGAAGGTTCTAACGTTACaaaaaatagtaacagtaataacCTACCAGTCTGGCCCAACTCTTTGATActacagatggaaaaacagatCCTGGGAGTTCAGGTAATTTGTCCAAAATCATATGGCAAATCTTTTCAATATCAAATATGTATAGGCTTAATTCAAATTGTGGGCAAGAGCAGACTGGagtatctgagaaatgagcacttagcattttatatatattcctgTTAGATAGCTGTAGTTATATGCTCTTGTTTAACATTAATTATACCTTTGATTTTTATCTGCAGCATTCACATCTGCCCCTCTCTTCAGAAGAAATTCTACCATTTCTGCATTATTTTCAGTAATGGCAAGTAAAAGTGGAGTATACCCATcctggaaaaattatttcaaagtgattatttaaaatactgtacCAACATTAGATGCCTTTTAGAATTAAGTTCAATTCAAAAATAAGGATGCTTATATGAAACCTCTGAATGTacactcaaattttaaaagattttgacaTATAACAAAATATGACTTTAGAgatcaagaaaataaattggagttggccagtcaaaaaataaaagtttctactttaGGCTTAATTCAAACTGTGGGCAAGAGCAGCCTGGAGTATTTAAGTAATGAGCACCTAGCATTCAACATAAATACTGCAAACCATTAATTCACATTTCATGATGTTGTTACAGTTGGGTTTCCATAGGGTTTCATTTAAACCTCCAAGGTTAGCACTTGTTTGAGGCTGTCACGTAGATAAAGTATCAGTGATCTAAAGTgttaagaagattaaaaataaatactcatCAGTTATCAATAAAGTCTTAATAGGAGAGTTGGGTTACTTTGAGTATAACAAGTGATTCTCTAATACAACCCTATTCTTATAATTATTCATAAgcttttaagtaaaatttaaaaagatgtagattttgtgatttttaatcaATATTCATTTTAGGGAAAGCAAACATGTCTCATTTGATATAGACCTTTGAACAGTTATAATTGTTAAACATAATCCTTTGGAGGTCAGGGGTGTACTCTGAAATGAAatggagaaagattttttttaaaaaggaaattcttaTCAGTATTGGATCATCTTCTCCTTCACCCTAATTTCACTTCGGAAAATTCACCCTTTGTATAACGTGTTTTAACAGATATAAATGATCTGCGATGAATTACCTTCTTTCACTACGTTCTAAAATATAATGTGTTGTTTTCAAGAGAAGACTACCTTATTTTGAGCTTCAAGGTTAGCTTTGTGTTCGAGCAATTTTTCAACTAATGAGATACTAGGATGGCAGGCAGCGTAGTGAAGAGCAGTATTGCCATCTAAATCCACCAGGTTTGGGTCTGCACCGTGCTCCAGAAGAATAGCAGCACAGCTCTCCTTGTCACGCTGCACTGCCTGGCAGTACAAAAAGAATATATGGGTAACCGATTTACTACTCAGGATCTGATATGTCAAACTAAAGTCTAATACTATattctaaaatatgaaatataagaaAAGCTAACTAGGATTAGAAgaaaatttcaactgaaaaggaaaaactagCACACCTTAGTCGAAGGAGATCTGTTTGCACCATTCCAGACACTTTCTTTGCATTGTTTCTCAATTAAGAGTGAGACAATATTTGAGTTTCCATTAGCACAGGCCAGGTGCAAAGGTGTTCTGTATCAATATAATGAAACACAAAGTTAGAGGTAAGTCTTAGCTGGAGAAGATGCCTGTTATACCCAAGAACAAGCAAGATCATGTATTGTTAAGGTATTTGCTTCatgtacttatttatatttatgcaaTGTTTAATTATAATTGCTTTTTACAGAATGAAAACGGCCGTGCAAATGCCTTAAAGATCAACTATTTAACTGGTTTTGCTTTGAAGAAAATTTAACTTGAGttaaaaaatagtttgttttttttttaaaaacaccaaaatGGAGCCTGATCCTTGGAAAGAATGATAAAATTAGACATCCAATAAAACCTagaaatgttctccaaaatctgAGGTACATGTGCCGgctcccaggaggagggggcaTTGCCTGTGTTTGGAGCCCCTATTCCATGGCATCTGCCCCTAAGAATGTGTCTCTCCCTTTGCTCAGCTATAAAGGTGGCATTTGCATCTAAGAAATGAACACAAAGGTGAAAGCGTAAGGACTCTTTAAGTTGTAAATCTCA
It encodes the following:
- the ANKRD7 gene encoding LOW QUALITY PROTEIN: ankyrin repeat domain-containing protein 7 (The sequence of the model RefSeq protein was modified relative to this genomic sequence to represent the inferred CDS: deleted 1 base in 1 codon), with protein sequence MKKIFTLWGRKVEPHSSCSYLSEGQASIGPPAQPGYNFRNKDLKKLHKAASAGDLEKLKQYLQLKKHDVNMLDREHRTPLHLACANGNSNIVSLLIEKQCKESVWNGANRSPSTKAVQRDKESCAAILLEHGADPNLVDLDGNTALHYAACHPSISLVEKLLEHKANLEAQNKDGYTPLLLAITENNAEMVEFLLKRGADVNAADKNQRTALMIALSDEPSSLVSLLLQQEVDLSRQDITDSQLRNMLPSMVLPYIIN